In one window of Longimicrobium sp. DNA:
- a CDS encoding type II toxin-antitoxin system RelE/ParE family toxin, whose product MRSGEKPVAFEGSSLEDISAFPPKARRQAGYELHQVALGEDPSDWKPIATVGSGAREIRIKTDDGNGRLEHRVIYVAKFDDAVYVLHAFRKTTPQTSRHDIERARKHYTELMNEQRARKRQP is encoded by the coding sequence ATGAGAAGCGGCGAGAAACCTGTCGCCTTTGAGGGATCGAGCCTTGAAGACATCAGCGCGTTCCCTCCGAAGGCGCGGCGCCAGGCCGGGTACGAACTCCACCAGGTGGCCTTGGGCGAAGACCCGAGCGATTGGAAGCCGATCGCGACGGTAGGCTCCGGCGCCCGCGAGATCAGGATCAAGACGGATGACGGCAACGGAAGGCTGGAGCACCGCGTCATATACGTGGCTAAGTTCGATGACGCCGTCTACGTGCTGCACGCCTTTCGGAAAACGACGCCGCAGACGAGCCGGCACGACATCGAGCGCGCAAGGAAGCACTACACGGAGTTGATGAACGAACAACGCGCGCGGAAACGCCAACCCTGA